A single Denticeps clupeoides chromosome 7, fDenClu1.1, whole genome shotgun sequence DNA region contains:
- the sec14l1 gene encoding SEC14-like protein 1, with amino-acid sequence MVQKYQSPVRVYKRPFELIMAAYERRFPTCPLIPVFVSSDVVSEQKSPDGATHVIERRCALDIDAPRLLKRIAGVDYLYFIQKNSLDRRERTLHIEAFNESFSNRVVVHEHCSYTVHPENENWTCFEQSASLDVKSFFGFESAAEKIAMKQYASSIKKGKEIIEYYLKELENDGITHVLRWAPPATPTVPIQIPVSSNRNVHSRKGGSNLSTSLPGSPDDKLDADWIRRYLGELTPMQESCLIRLRKLLQETHKGKIPKDQHVLRFLRSRDFNLEKAREALCHTLTWRKQHQMDHLLDTWQCPQLLCDYNTGGWHHHDKDGRPLYILRLGQMDTKGLVRALGEESLLRHVLFINEDGLRRCEENTVVFGRPISCWTCLVDLEGLNMRHLWRPGVKALLRIIEVVEANYPETLGRLLIIRAPRVFPVLWTLVSPFINENTRKKFLIYAGNDYNGPGGLLEYISADIIPDFLGGGCMCGIPEGGVVPKSLYRATEGLENEEVQLWTETIYKIASVSKGSPHEILIENTEASSVITWDFDVCKGDIMFSIYHSKLTPHPPKKDPLGSHGIMGIGVNNVQLIDKSWILGKDYSLVETSLTCREGESIQGSHVTRWPGFYILQWHYYSTPACTASSMPRMDDMLASLQVSSHKCKILYYTEVLGSQDFRGSMTSLASSHSGFSQLSNVTTFSSQSHSSSTISSSN; translated from the exons ATGGTGCAGAAGTACCAGTCTCCCGTGAGGGTCTACAAGCGGCCGTTCGAGTTGATAATGGCG GCGTATGAGCGAAGGTTTCCGACATGTCCTCTCAttcctgtgtttgtgagtaGTGATGTGGTCAGCGAGCAGAAGAGCCCGGATGGGGCGACCCACGTCATCGAGCGGAGATGCGCATTGGATATCGATGCCCCTCGTCTGTTGAAGAGG ATTGCTGGAGTGGACTACCTGTACTTCATCCAGAAGAACTCCCTGGATAGACGGGAGAGGACGTTGCACATTGAAGCCTTCAACGAGAGCTTCTCCAACCGTGTGGTGGTGCATGAGCACTGCAGCTACACT GTTCACCCAGAGAATGAGAACTGGACATGTTTCGAACAGTCTGCCAGCCTGGACGTCAAGTCATTCTTTGGCTTTGAGAGCGCAGCTGAGAAAATTGCCATGAAGCAGTACGCCAGCAGTATTAAAAAA GGAAAAGAGATCATCGAGTATTACCTGAAGGAGCTGGAGAATGATGGGATTACCCACGTGCTTCGTTGGGCACCTCCTGCTACTCCTACAGTACCCATTCAAATACCTGTTTCCAGCAACAGGAATGTCCACAGCAGGAAGGGCGGCAGCAACCTCTCAACCTCTCTCCCAGGAAGCCCAGATG ATAAGCTTGATGCTGATTGGATCCGGCGTTACCTGGGAGAATTGACCCCAATGCAGGAGAGCTGCCTCATTCGTCTGAGAAAGTTGCTGCAAGAGACACACAAGGGCAAG ATCCCTAAAGACCAGCATGTCCTTCGCTTCCTTCGTTCACGTGACTTCAATCTGGAGAAAGCCAGAGAGGCGCTGTGTCACACACTCACCTGGCGCAAGCAGCACCAGATGGACCATCTGCTCGACACCTGGCAGTGCCCACAGCTGTTGTGTGACTACAACACAGGCGGCTGGCACCACCATGACAAAG atGGACGTCCTCTCTACATTTTGCGTCTTGGACAGATGGACACTAAAGGTCTGGTGCGGGCTTTGGGAGAAGAGTCTCTGCTGAGACAC GTCCTCTTCATAAATGAGGATGGGCTGAGGCGCTGTGAGGAGAATACTGTTGTCTTTGGCCGACCAATCAG CTGCTGGACGTGTCTGGTGGATCTCGAGGGTTTGAACATGAGGCAtctgtggaggccaggtgtGAAGGCCCTGCTGAGAATCATAGAGGTTGTGGAGGCAAACTACCCTGAGACATTGGGTCGTCTGCTGATCATCAGAGCTCCCAGAGTTTTCCCTGTGCTCTGGACactg gtcagtCCGTTCATCAATGAGAACACACGCAAGAAGTTCTTGATCTACGCTGGAAATGATTACAATGGACCTGGAGGGCTATTGGAGTACATCAGTGCAGACATTATTCCAGACTTCTTGGGAGGGGGTTGCATG TGTGGCATCCCAGAAGGAGGTGTGGTGCCCAAGTCCCTGTATAGGGCCACTGAAGGGCTCGAGAATGAAGAGGTGCAACTTTGGACCGAAACTATATACAAGATTGCCAGTGTCTCCAAGGGGTCTCCCCATGAG ATTTTAATTGAAAACACAGAAGCCTCTTCGGTCATCACCTGGGACTTTGATGTGTGCAAAGGTGACATCATGTTTAGCATCTACCACTCTAAACTGACTCCCCACCCTCCAAAAAAGGATCCTTTAGGATCCCATGGCATCATGGGCATAGGGGTCAACAATGTGCAACTAATTGACAAGTCATGGATTCTCGGAAAGGACTACAGTTTGGTGGAAACCTCCCTTACTTGCAGGGAGGGGGAGAGTATACAG GGGTCACATGTCACACGCTGGCCAGGCTTCTACATCCTTCAGTGGCATTACTACAGTACTCCTGCATGCACTGCCTCCAGCATGCCGCGAATGGATGATATGCTAGCATCACTGCAGGTCTCATCACACAAGTGCAAGATCCTCTACTACACTGAGGTGCTGGGATCTCAAGACTTCAG GGGCTCTATGACAAGTCTGGCCTCAAGCCACAGTGGTTTCTCTCAACTTAGTAACGTGACCACCTTCTCTAGCCAATCACATTCCAGTTCCACTATCTCTAG TTCAAACTGA
- the LOC114793376 gene encoding nuclear body protein SP140-like protein isoform X3 — translation MDPMDAIEDEKLLAFFRRKKTEMSCMGKPLIFLSQLRDHDLVSERVYKNVIRLRAKNRKVKGVYDILDSLEAKPECMKTFWKCVFMDHILQEYPALRVIRNSLMDVKEDVQPEGKTKPKKRETIENIEENEEEDEQPGPSSQATTPQRQRAKKPAQFSPLLKGQQRDIWNWPLYKSQLPVNCGGKEGTLHREKLSKGEKCIFFQGRWFSPPEFQQFGGKKSNKNWKISIRCKNKTLQALIKEGHLKAPCLKGRLRSGQTRRALFPSSESDDSQTDESDDDSGDEEEEVIRGEEEEVIRGEEEDQCTGEGQTDAERPGTSIDEDVDLSIFEGEHLIVQCGSIRGSCHKVRFASGSKGKCIRTEKCWLTPTEFVQQETNITDANWRKDIICNSWPLSFLIAKKVLRVHSVLCECRLCSSNEQDQLEQRNDDWCFICGEYGDLVCCDKCPRSFHRPCHIPPPPRSGDKWLCTLCVWENCQAWRYDDQITEQQALDRPITTYMTECQALLMKLLSEDKQRIFTSDPSTTA, via the exons ATGGACCCGATGGACGCCATCGAGGACGAGAAGCTGCTCGCGTTTTTCCGTCGCAAGAAGACGGAGATGTCGTGCATGGGGAAGCCGCTCATTTTCCTCAGCCAGCTCCGCGACCACGACCTGGTGTCGGAGAGAGTCTACAAG AATGTAATCCGGTTGAGGGCTAAGAACAGGAAGGTGAAAGGGGTGTATGATATTTTGGATAGTCTGGAAGCGAAGCCAGAATGCATGAAAACGTTCTGGAAATGTGTCTTCATGGACCACATCCTGCAGGAGTACCCTGCTCTCCGAGTGATTCGCAACAGCCTCATGGACG TGAAAGAAGATGTGCAGCCTGAGGGAAAAACAAAGCCCAAGAAGAGGGAAACGATTGAAAATATTGAggaaaatgaggaggaggatgaacaACCAGGACCTTCCTCACAGGCCACAACACCCCAGAGACAAAGAGCCAAGAAGCCTGCACAAT TTTCTCCCCTTCTGAAGGGGCAGCAGAGGGACATCTGGAACTGGCCTCTTTATAAATCACAGCTTCCTGTCAACTGTGGGGGCAAAGAGGGGACACTCCATAGAGAAAAGTTGTCTAAAG gggaaaaatgcattttcttccaGGGTCGCTGGTTCAGTCCACCTGAATTTCAGCAATTTGGAGGCAAGAAGAGCAATAAGAACTGGAAAATTAGCATTCGCTGCAAGAATAAAACACTGCAAGCACTGATAAAG GAGGGTCATTTGAAAGCCCCATGTCTCAAAGGAAGACTCAGAAGTGGACAG aCAAGGAGAGCGCTGTTCCCCTCCAGCGAAT CAGATGATTCACAAACAGATGAAAGTGATGATGACAGTggtgatgaagaggaagaagtgataagaggagaagaggaagaagtgatcagaggagaagaagaagatcaaTGCACGGGAGAAGGACAAACTGATGCAGAAAGGCCAGGAACCAGCATCGATGAAGATGTTGACCTGTCCATATTTGAAGGAGAACATTTGATAGTCCAGTGTGGATCAATCAGAGGAAGTTGCCACAAAGTCCGATTTGCATCAG GAAGTAAAGGGAAGTGTATTCGGACAGAGAAATGCTGGCTGACCCCAACAGAGTTTGTGCAGCAGGAAACCAACATAACTGATGCCAACTGGAGGAAAGATATCATCTGCAATAGCTGGCCTCTCAGCTTCCTCATAGCG AAGAAAGTTCTGCGAGTCCATTCTGTTCTGTGCGAGTGTCGACTCTGCAGTAGTAACGAACAAGACCAG CTTGAGCAACGCAACGATGACTGGTGTTTTATCTGTGGAGAGTACGGAGACCTGGTGTGCTGTGACAAATGTCCCAGGTCCTTCCATCGTCCGTGTCACATTCCCCCACCTCCAAGAAG tgGTGATAAATGGCTgtgtactttgtgtgtgtgggaaaacTGCCAGGCTTGGCGTTATGATGACCAAATTACTGAACAGCAGGCCCTGGACCGTCCCATCACAACATACATGACT GAATGCCAGGCTCTCCTGATGAAATTGCTCAGTGAAGATAAGCAGCGCATCTTTACATCTGACCCTTCTACCACA gcCTGA
- the LOC114793376 gene encoding sp110 nuclear body protein-like isoform X2 — MDPMDAIEDEKLLAFFRRKKTEMSCMGKPLIFLSQLRDHDLVSERVYKNVIRLRAKNRKVKGVYDILDSLEAKPECMKTFWKCVFMDHILQEYPALRVIRNSLMDVKEDVQPEGKTKPKKRETIENIEENEEEDEQPGPSSQATTPQRQRAKKPAQFSPLLKGQQRDIWNWPLYKSQLPVNCGGKEGTLHREKLSKGEKCIFFQGRWFSPPEFQQFGGKKSNKNWKISIRCKNKTLQALIKEGHLKAPCLKGRLRSGQTRRALFPSSEYDSQTDESDDDSGDEEEEVIRGEEEEVIRGEEEDQCTGEGQTDAERPGTSIDEDVDLSIFEGEHLIVQCGSIRGSCHKVRFASGSKGKCIRTEKCWLTPTEFVQQETNITDANWRKDIICNSWPLSFLIAKKVLRVHSVLCECRLCSSNEQDQLEQRNDDWCFICGEYGDLVCCDKCPRSFHRPCHIPPPPRSGDKWLCTLCVWENCQAWRYDDQITEQQALDRPITTYMTECQALLMKLLSEDKQRIFTSDPSTTVECYTECIKKPMWLERVKLNLQSGDYKFVREFVSDVRLIFDNCATFNKNNEFGSSDEFGAQLRKMFEEEFCHTFKTQSSSP, encoded by the exons ATGGACCCGATGGACGCCATCGAGGACGAGAAGCTGCTCGCGTTTTTCCGTCGCAAGAAGACGGAGATGTCGTGCATGGGGAAGCCGCTCATTTTCCTCAGCCAGCTCCGCGACCACGACCTGGTGTCGGAGAGAGTCTACAAG AATGTAATCCGGTTGAGGGCTAAGAACAGGAAGGTGAAAGGGGTGTATGATATTTTGGATAGTCTGGAAGCGAAGCCAGAATGCATGAAAACGTTCTGGAAATGTGTCTTCATGGACCACATCCTGCAGGAGTACCCTGCTCTCCGAGTGATTCGCAACAGCCTCATGGACG TGAAAGAAGATGTGCAGCCTGAGGGAAAAACAAAGCCCAAGAAGAGGGAAACGATTGAAAATATTGAggaaaatgaggaggaggatgaacaACCAGGACCTTCCTCACAGGCCACAACACCCCAGAGACAAAGAGCCAAGAAGCCTGCACAAT TTTCTCCCCTTCTGAAGGGGCAGCAGAGGGACATCTGGAACTGGCCTCTTTATAAATCACAGCTTCCTGTCAACTGTGGGGGCAAAGAGGGGACACTCCATAGAGAAAAGTTGTCTAAAG gggaaaaatgcattttcttccaGGGTCGCTGGTTCAGTCCACCTGAATTTCAGCAATTTGGAGGCAAGAAGAGCAATAAGAACTGGAAAATTAGCATTCGCTGCAAGAATAAAACACTGCAAGCACTGATAAAG GAGGGTCATTTGAAAGCCCCATGTCTCAAAGGAAGACTCAGAAGTGGACAG aCAAGGAGAGCGCTGTTCCCCTCCAGCGAAT ATGATTCACAAACAGATGAAAGTGATGATGACAGTggtgatgaagaggaagaagtgataagaggagaagaggaagaagtgatcagaggagaagaagaagatcaaTGCACGGGAGAAGGACAAACTGATGCAGAAAGGCCAGGAACCAGCATCGATGAAGATGTTGACCTGTCCATATTTGAAGGAGAACATTTGATAGTCCAGTGTGGATCAATCAGAGGAAGTTGCCACAAAGTCCGATTTGCATCAG GAAGTAAAGGGAAGTGTATTCGGACAGAGAAATGCTGGCTGACCCCAACAGAGTTTGTGCAGCAGGAAACCAACATAACTGATGCCAACTGGAGGAAAGATATCATCTGCAATAGCTGGCCTCTCAGCTTCCTCATAGCG AAGAAAGTTCTGCGAGTCCATTCTGTTCTGTGCGAGTGTCGACTCTGCAGTAGTAACGAACAAGACCAG CTTGAGCAACGCAACGATGACTGGTGTTTTATCTGTGGAGAGTACGGAGACCTGGTGTGCTGTGACAAATGTCCCAGGTCCTTCCATCGTCCGTGTCACATTCCCCCACCTCCAAGAAG tgGTGATAAATGGCTgtgtactttgtgtgtgtgggaaaacTGCCAGGCTTGGCGTTATGATGACCAAATTACTGAACAGCAGGCCCTGGACCGTCCCATCACAACATACATGACT GAATGCCAGGCTCTCCTGATGAAATTGCTCAGTGAAGATAAGCAGCGCATCTTTACATCTGACCCTTCTACCACA GTGGAATGTTACACGGAGTGTATTAAAAAGCCCATGTGGTTGGAGAGAGTAAAGCTGAACTTACAGTCAGGCGACTATAAGTTTGTACGGGAGTTTGTCTCTGATGTGCGGCTCATCTTTGATAACTGTGCTACCTTCAACAAG AATAATGAATTTGGAAGCTCAGATGAATTTGGGGCTCAGCTCAGAAAAATGTTTGAGGAGGAGTTCTGTCACACATTTAAAACCCAGTCGTCATCCCCCTGA
- the LOC114793376 gene encoding nuclear body protein SP140-like protein isoform X1 yields MDPMDAIEDEKLLAFFRRKKTEMSCMGKPLIFLSQLRDHDLVSERVYKNVIRLRAKNRKVKGVYDILDSLEAKPECMKTFWKCVFMDHILQEYPALRVIRNSLMDVKEDVQPEGKTKPKKRETIENIEENEEEDEQPGPSSQATTPQRQRAKKPAQFSPLLKGQQRDIWNWPLYKSQLPVNCGGKEGTLHREKLSKGEKCIFFQGRWFSPPEFQQFGGKKSNKNWKISIRCKNKTLQALIKEGHLKAPCLKGRLRSGQTRRALFPSSESDDSQTDESDDDSGDEEEEVIRGEEEEVIRGEEEDQCTGEGQTDAERPGTSIDEDVDLSIFEGEHLIVQCGSIRGSCHKVRFASGSKGKCIRTEKCWLTPTEFVQQETNITDANWRKDIICNSWPLSFLIAKKVLRVHSVLCECRLCSSNEQDQLEQRNDDWCFICGEYGDLVCCDKCPRSFHRPCHIPPPPRSGDKWLCTLCVWENCQAWRYDDQITEQQALDRPITTYMTECQALLMKLLSEDKQRIFTSDPSTTVECYTECIKKPMWLERVKLNLQSGDYKFVREFVSDVRLIFDNCATFNKNNEFGSSDEFGAQLRKMFEEEFCHTFKTQSSSP; encoded by the exons ATGGACCCGATGGACGCCATCGAGGACGAGAAGCTGCTCGCGTTTTTCCGTCGCAAGAAGACGGAGATGTCGTGCATGGGGAAGCCGCTCATTTTCCTCAGCCAGCTCCGCGACCACGACCTGGTGTCGGAGAGAGTCTACAAG AATGTAATCCGGTTGAGGGCTAAGAACAGGAAGGTGAAAGGGGTGTATGATATTTTGGATAGTCTGGAAGCGAAGCCAGAATGCATGAAAACGTTCTGGAAATGTGTCTTCATGGACCACATCCTGCAGGAGTACCCTGCTCTCCGAGTGATTCGCAACAGCCTCATGGACG TGAAAGAAGATGTGCAGCCTGAGGGAAAAACAAAGCCCAAGAAGAGGGAAACGATTGAAAATATTGAggaaaatgaggaggaggatgaacaACCAGGACCTTCCTCACAGGCCACAACACCCCAGAGACAAAGAGCCAAGAAGCCTGCACAAT TTTCTCCCCTTCTGAAGGGGCAGCAGAGGGACATCTGGAACTGGCCTCTTTATAAATCACAGCTTCCTGTCAACTGTGGGGGCAAAGAGGGGACACTCCATAGAGAAAAGTTGTCTAAAG gggaaaaatgcattttcttccaGGGTCGCTGGTTCAGTCCACCTGAATTTCAGCAATTTGGAGGCAAGAAGAGCAATAAGAACTGGAAAATTAGCATTCGCTGCAAGAATAAAACACTGCAAGCACTGATAAAG GAGGGTCATTTGAAAGCCCCATGTCTCAAAGGAAGACTCAGAAGTGGACAG aCAAGGAGAGCGCTGTTCCCCTCCAGCGAAT CAGATGATTCACAAACAGATGAAAGTGATGATGACAGTggtgatgaagaggaagaagtgataagaggagaagaggaagaagtgatcagaggagaagaagaagatcaaTGCACGGGAGAAGGACAAACTGATGCAGAAAGGCCAGGAACCAGCATCGATGAAGATGTTGACCTGTCCATATTTGAAGGAGAACATTTGATAGTCCAGTGTGGATCAATCAGAGGAAGTTGCCACAAAGTCCGATTTGCATCAG GAAGTAAAGGGAAGTGTATTCGGACAGAGAAATGCTGGCTGACCCCAACAGAGTTTGTGCAGCAGGAAACCAACATAACTGATGCCAACTGGAGGAAAGATATCATCTGCAATAGCTGGCCTCTCAGCTTCCTCATAGCG AAGAAAGTTCTGCGAGTCCATTCTGTTCTGTGCGAGTGTCGACTCTGCAGTAGTAACGAACAAGACCAG CTTGAGCAACGCAACGATGACTGGTGTTTTATCTGTGGAGAGTACGGAGACCTGGTGTGCTGTGACAAATGTCCCAGGTCCTTCCATCGTCCGTGTCACATTCCCCCACCTCCAAGAAG tgGTGATAAATGGCTgtgtactttgtgtgtgtgggaaaacTGCCAGGCTTGGCGTTATGATGACCAAATTACTGAACAGCAGGCCCTGGACCGTCCCATCACAACATACATGACT GAATGCCAGGCTCTCCTGATGAAATTGCTCAGTGAAGATAAGCAGCGCATCTTTACATCTGACCCTTCTACCACA GTGGAATGTTACACGGAGTGTATTAAAAAGCCCATGTGGTTGGAGAGAGTAAAGCTGAACTTACAGTCAGGCGACTATAAGTTTGTACGGGAGTTTGTCTCTGATGTGCGGCTCATCTTTGATAACTGTGCTACCTTCAACAAG AATAATGAATTTGGAAGCTCAGATGAATTTGGGGCTCAGCTCAGAAAAATGTTTGAGGAGGAGTTCTGTCACACATTTAAAACCCAGTCGTCATCCCCCTGA
- the LOC114793377 gene encoding nuclear body protein SP140-like protein, with protein sequence MENESHFSRAEVSDPANLLDFVTDSELLRFFRRKKTEMSCIEHPQMFLNQLRDHDLVPEDLYKSCKQSKKIQKNCVYEILDRLEQQPEVMKPFWRCIFQNHMLQLYPALQALRGSLSDELRLRYEDSGQTTTGYEMETFIPTDADEHKNPGTQDVCTGGRPALTFPGSSMFYQTPPVSNDERNTTHEQPEETIAKKRKKNEEKEDEQPGPSFLARSTQEATQYPVGLPVTCGDKEGLLNREKLQTGGKCIMSQGRWFTPTEFEEFGGKSKCKNWKTSIRQNGTVLQDLLKNGDLKAQRLKKRTSTTGQLQTDSNKQCFICKACGNLVCCDQCKKYFHQDCHLPPPTMKDTKWLCTFCVLEKTRAWRYNNKITEQQALDSHISQYMLQCHALLLKLLSADKQGMFTSEPKHNAKCYSELVQRPMWLKRVKRKSHDYKFVREFVSDVRLIFKNAALHKNTEFTNMGVELGNMFEDEFRRSFNIQ encoded by the exons ATGGAGAATG AATCACACTTCAGTCGTGCGGAGGTCAGTGACCCGGCGAACCTGCTCGACTTTGTGACAGATTCAGAGCTGCTTCGCTTTTTTCGTCGCAAGAAGACGGAAATGTCGTGTATCGAACATCCGCAAATGTTCCTCAACCAGCTCCGTGACCATGACCTGGTACCAGAGGACCTGTACAAG AGCTGTAAGCAGTCTAAGAAGATTCAGAAGAATTGTGTTTATGAGATTTTGGATCGCCTGGAACAACAGCCTGAAGTGATGAAGCCTTTCTGGAGGTGCATCTTCCAGAACCACATGCTGCAGCTGTACCCTGCTCTTCAAGCCTTGCGCGGTAGTCTCAGTGATG AACTCAGACTAAGATATGAAGACAGTGGACAGACAACGACTGGGTATGAAATGGAGACATTTATACCCACTGATGCAGATGAGCATAAGAATCCTGGCACACAAGATGTCTGCACAGGTGGAAGGCCAGCTCTAACATTCCCTG GGTCATCTATGTTCTATCAGACACCACCAGTTTCAAATGATGAGAGGAATACAACACATGAGCAGCCTGAAGAAACGATTgctaaaaagaggaaaaagaatgAGGAAAAGGAGGATGAACAGCCAGGGCCTTCTTTTCTGGCCAGATCAACCCAGGAGGCCACACAAT ATCCTGTAGGGCTTCCTGTCACATGTGGAGATAAAGAGGGGCTGCTCAACAGAGAAAAGCTACAAACAG GGGGAAAGTGTATTATGTCCCAGGGTCGCTGGTTCACTCCAACTGAATTTGAGGAATTTGGAGGCAAGAGTAAATGCAAGAACTGGAAAACCAGCATTCGCCAGAATGGCACAGTCCTGCAGGATCTTTTAAAG AACGGCGATCTGAAAGCTCAACGTCTCAAAAAAAGGACATCTACAACTGGACAG CTCCAGACAGACAGCAATAAGCAGTGCTTTATCTGTAAAGCTTGCGGGAACCTGGTGTGCTGTGATCAGTGTAAAAAGTATTTCCACCAGGACTGTCACCTTCCCCCACCTACCATGAA GGACACCAAATGGTTGTGTACCTTCTGTGTGCTGGAGAAGACCCGGGCTTGgcgttataataataaaattactgAACAGCAGGCTCTGGACAGTCACATCTCACAGTACATGCTT CAATGCCATGCTCTCCTGCTGAAACTGCTCAGCGCCGATAAGCAAGGCATGTTCACGTCTGAACCCAAGCACAAT GCTAAATGTTACTCTGAGTTAGTTCAAAGACCAATGTGGCTGAAGCGAGTAAAACGGAAATCACATGATTATAAGTTCGTACGGGAGTTTGTCTCAGACGTACGCCTCATCTTTAAGAATGCTGCCCTACACAAG AATACGGAATTTACAAATATGGGTGTTGAACTCGGAAATATGTTCGAGGATGAGTTCCGTCGCTCCTTTAACATCCAGTAG